The Molothrus ater isolate BHLD 08-10-18 breed brown headed cowbird chromosome 1, BPBGC_Mater_1.1, whole genome shotgun sequence genome includes a window with the following:
- the GTPBP4 gene encoding GTP-binding protein 4: MALYNFKKITVVPSAKDFIDLTLSKTQRKTPTVIHKHYQIHRIRHFYMRKVKFTQQNYHDRLTQILTDFPKLDDIHPFYADLMNVLYDKDHYKLALGQINIAKNLIDNVAKDYVRLMKYGDSLYRCKQLKRAALGRMCTIIKRQKQSLEYLEQVRQHLSRLPTIDPNTRTLLLCGYPNVGKSSFINKVTRADVEVQPYAFTTKSLFVGHMDYKYLRWQVVDTPGILDHPLEDRNTIEMQAITALAHLRAAVLYVMDVSEQCGHSLEEQVELFRNIKPLFANKPLIIVANKCDVKRISELPEESQKIFEAFEAEGFSVIETSTLTEEGVIQVKTEACDRLLAHRVDTKMKGNKVNEVLNRLHLAMPTKRDNKERLPFIPEGVVARKKRMEVDTPKRKLERDIELEMGDDYILDLQKYWDLMNSSEKYDKIPEIWEGHNILDYIDPDIMRKLEELEKEEELREAAGEYDSEPESEDEEMMEIRQLARKIREKKKLKILQSKEKDVHGPRMPRTAKKVQRKVLEKEMTDLGLDMTNKDDAHYVRRSRSSTRKRKRDESETPRSVSRSRSCSRTPRDVSGLRDEKMVKKVKIMAKKAQKKMNRLGRKGEADRHIFNLKPRHLLAGKRKSGKTQRR; the protein is encoded by the exons ATGGCGCTCTACAACTTCAAGAAGATCACGGTGGTTCCGTCTGCCAAG GACTTCATAGATTTGACATTGTCAAAGACTCAGCGAAAGACCCCAACTGTCATTCACAAACATTATCAAATCCATCGGATTCGACATTTTTATATGCGAAAAGTCAAATTTACTCAACAAAATTACCATGACAGACTCACTCAGATCTTAACAGATTTCCCGAAGTTAGAT gATATTCATCCTTTTTATGCGGACCTGATGAATGTCCTGTACGACAAAGACCACTACAAGCTGGCTTTGGGGCAGATCAATATTGCCAAGAACCTGATTGACAA CGTGGCCAAGGACTACGTGCGGCTGATGAAGTACGGGGACTCCCTGTACCGCTGCAAGCAGCTCAAACGCGCCGCCCTGGGCCGCATGTGCACCATCATCAAGAGACAGAAACAGAGCCTGGAGTATTTGGAGCAAG TGCGACAGCATTTGTCTCGTTTGCCAACCATTGATCCCAATACACGAACTCTTCTGCTGTGTGGCTACCCAAATGTTGGGAAGTCCAGCTTTATAAATAAG GTTACAAGAGCAGATGTAGAAGTGCAGCCTTATGCCTTTACCACGAAATCTCTCTTTGTGGGACATATGGATTATAAGTATCTACGTTGGCAG GTGGTAGACACTCCTGGTATTTTGGATCACCCCCTGGAGGACAGGAACACCATTGAGATGCAGGCTATCACTGCCCTGGCACATCTGCGTGCTGCTGTGCTCTACGTCATGGATGTGTCTGAGCAgtgtgggcacagcctggaggagcaggtggAGCTCTTCAGAAATATTAAGCCATTGTTTGCCAACAAG CCCCTTATAATCGTTGCAAACAAATGCGATGTGAAGAGGATTTCAGAACTTCCTGAAGAGAGCCAG aaaatatttgaagcTTTTGAAGCAGAAGGATTTTCTGTAATTGAGACAAGTACGCTAACTGAAGAAGGTGTAATCCAAGTTAAAACAGAG GCCTGTGACAGACTGTTGGCCCATCGTGTTGATACgaaaatgaaaggaaacaaagtgaATGAAGTACTGAATAGATTACACTTGGCCATGCCAACCAAAAGAGATAACAAG GAGCGACTGCCTTTTATACCTGAAGGAGTAGTAGCTCGTAAGAAACGCATGGAAGTGGACACTCCCAAGAGGAAATTG GAGAGAGATATTGAACTTGAAATGGGAGATGATTATATTTTGGATCTGCAGA aATACTGGGACTTAATGAATTCATCTGAGAAATATGATAAGATTCCAGAGATATGGGAAGGCCATAATATACTTGACTACATTGATCCTGATATAATGAGA AAACTGGAAGAAttagagaaagaagaagagctgagagaagctgctggagaaTATGACAGTGAACCAGAAAGTGAAGATGAAGAAATGATGGAAATCAGACAATTGGCAAGAAAGATCCgagaaaagaagaaactgaaaatccTGCAGTCAAAGGAAAAAGATGTTCACGGTCCAAGGATGCCTAGAACAGCTAAAAAG GTCCAGAGGAAGGTGTTAGAGAAAGAAATGACTGATCTTGGACTTGACATGACTAATAAAGATGAT GCCCATTACGTGAGGAGGTCCCGCAGCAGCACGAGGAAGCGGAAGCGCGACGAGTCTGAGACGCCCCGGTCGGTGTCACGCAGCCGCAGCTGCTCTCGCACGCCACGGGATGTGTCTGGCCTCCGGGATGAGAAG atGGTGAAGAAGGTCAAGATTATGGCAAAGAAAgctcaaaagaaaatgaatcgcctgggcaggaaaggagaggcagaCAGGCACATATTCAACTTGAAGCCAAGACATCTGCTGGCTGGGAAGAGAAAATCTggcaaaacacagagaagatAA
- the IDI1 gene encoding isopentenyl-diphosphate Delta-isomerase 1 isoform X2 — protein sequence MWRALLRAGSAAPRSCPGVRGERRGPSARTARTCASIRMPEVNTDHLDEQQVQLLAEMCILIDENDNKIGAETKKNCHLNENIDKGLLHRAFSVFLFNTENKLLLQQRSNAKITFPDCFTNTCCSHPLSHPQELEENDAIGVRRAAQRRLKAELGIPMEQVPPEDISYLTRIHYKAKSDGIWGEHEIDYILFVQKDVTLNPDPNEIQSYCYVTQKELKQLLDKAARNEVKITPWFKLIAETFLFKWWDNLNNLNKFVEHEKIHRM from the exons ATGTGGCGCGCGCTGCTccgggccgggagcgcggcCCCTCGGAGCTGCCCCGGCGTGAGGGGAGAGCGGCGGGGGCCGAGCGCTCGGACAGCGAG AACGTGTGCTTCCATCAGGATGCCTGAAGTAAACACAGATCACCTGGATGAGCAGcaggtgcagctcctggcagagatGTGCATCCTTATCGATGAAAATGACAATAAGATTGGAGCAGAGACCAAGAAAAACTGTCACTTGAATGAAAACATTGACAAAG gtttacTGCACCGagctttcagtgttttcttatttaatacagaaaataaactgctgctgcagcagaggtcaaatgcaaaaattacatttccag ATTGTTTTACCAACACTTGTTGCAGTCACCCTCTGAGCCATCCACAAGAGCTGGAAGAAAATGATGCCATTGGTGTTcggagagcagcacagagacggctgaaagcagagctgggaattcccaTGGAGCAG GTACCTCCAGAAGACATCTCCTACCTGACTCGAATTCACTACAAGGCCAAGTCTGATGGGATCTGGGGAGAACATGAGATAGACTATATCTTATTTGTGCAGAAGGATGTGACACTGAATCCTGACCCCAACGAGATCCAAAGCTACTGCTATGTGACACAGAAAGAACTGAAACAGCTCCTGGACAAAGCTGCCAGGAATGAAGTTAAGATTACTCCATGGTTCAAGCTGATAGCAGAGACCTTTCTCTTTAAGTGGTGGGATAACTTGAATAACTTGAACAAATTTGTTGAGCATGAAAAAATACACCGAATGTGA
- the IDI1 gene encoding isopentenyl-diphosphate Delta-isomerase 1 isoform X1 has protein sequence MWRALLRAGSAAPRSCPGVRGERRGPSARTASRTCASIRMPEVNTDHLDEQQVQLLAEMCILIDENDNKIGAETKKNCHLNENIDKGLLHRAFSVFLFNTENKLLLQQRSNAKITFPDCFTNTCCSHPLSHPQELEENDAIGVRRAAQRRLKAELGIPMEQVPPEDISYLTRIHYKAKSDGIWGEHEIDYILFVQKDVTLNPDPNEIQSYCYVTQKELKQLLDKAARNEVKITPWFKLIAETFLFKWWDNLNNLNKFVEHEKIHRM, from the exons ATGTGGCGCGCGCTGCTccgggccgggagcgcggcCCCTCGGAGCTGCCCCGGCGTGAGGGGAGAGCGGCGGGGGCCGAGCGCTCGGACAGCGAG TAGAACGTGTGCTTCCATCAGGATGCCTGAAGTAAACACAGATCACCTGGATGAGCAGcaggtgcagctcctggcagagatGTGCATCCTTATCGATGAAAATGACAATAAGATTGGAGCAGAGACCAAGAAAAACTGTCACTTGAATGAAAACATTGACAAAG gtttacTGCACCGagctttcagtgttttcttatttaatacagaaaataaactgctgctgcagcagaggtcaaatgcaaaaattacatttccag ATTGTTTTACCAACACTTGTTGCAGTCACCCTCTGAGCCATCCACAAGAGCTGGAAGAAAATGATGCCATTGGTGTTcggagagcagcacagagacggctgaaagcagagctgggaattcccaTGGAGCAG GTACCTCCAGAAGACATCTCCTACCTGACTCGAATTCACTACAAGGCCAAGTCTGATGGGATCTGGGGAGAACATGAGATAGACTATATCTTATTTGTGCAGAAGGATGTGACACTGAATCCTGACCCCAACGAGATCCAAAGCTACTGCTATGTGACACAGAAAGAACTGAAACAGCTCCTGGACAAAGCTGCCAGGAATGAAGTTAAGATTACTCCATGGTTCAAGCTGATAGCAGAGACCTTTCTCTTTAAGTGGTGGGATAACTTGAATAACTTGAACAAATTTGTTGAGCATGAAAAAATACACCGAATGTGA